A region of the Ignavibacteriota bacterium genome:
TGTGCATTCGTATTCGCCATCGTGTTATTTTTCCTTCTGTTTGATAATTACAGCAGGTACATCTAACTCTCGAACAGTTTTATTAAACTCGGCTAAATCTTTATCAACAATTTTCTTGTATCTTAAAATAAATCCATCTAACCTTCCTGACAACTCATTGAAGACATCGTACGATTGTTGAGTCGGTTTCGTGTCAGCGCTTGCTACGACATCCACGAGTGCGGCGATTTTATTATTGAGTTTAATCGGATAGTTCAACGCATCTTGTCCCGCTTTGATTTTGGTTTGAATGATTTCTTCTTCAACCGATTTGAGCGAATCGTTCAATTTTTTCGCGAGGGAACTGATTGTATCTTTCTTGGCGTGCTTTTCCAATCGCTTCACTAAATCGTTCGTTTGATTTCGGATGTCGCGGATTGCGTTCACGGCATCGTGCGCTTCCGTGACTTTGTCCCGAATCCTGATAAGAAAATCAAACTGTTCTTTGAACTGACCCTGCGTTGTCAGGATACGCGGGTCTTTCCTGATTTCAAACGATTGAACCCAACTTCGTTTCCCGTGCGCAGAATCTCCGTTGATACTCATCCGAATGGAATACGTTCCGGGAACCGCCTGCGGTCCTTCCGTCGTTCCGCCCCAGAAAATTGCACCCGGGACTTTCGACGCATCGGGATAACGCATGTCCCAGATAAAACGATTCATTCCTGTGTCTGAAGAAACTTTCGGTTGCTCTTCGCCTTCTTTTTGTTCCGGCTTGGTGGAAAATGATTTGATGAGTTTCGCCTGTTCATCATAGAATTCTAAGAGCAACGTGTCTTTTGGGTGTAGTGTATCTTTCAAATAATAATTGATGACAACGCCGCCCGGAGGATTTTTCCCGAGTGCAAGTCCGGGACGGTCGAACGTCCATCCACCGATGCGGTATGTCTCTCTCGGCCTGAACAAATACGCATTTGCATTCGCTACTTCATCATTGATTTGATAAAGCGGAGTCAAATCATCTAACACCCAGAATGAACGCCCGTGTGTTGCAACAACCAAATCTTTATCGCGTCCCTGAATCATCAAATCATGAACCGGTACGACGGGAAGATTGAGTTGAAGTGTCTGCCAGTTCTCACCGTCATTGAACGAAACATACATGCCGCGTTCGGTTCCGGCGTACAACAATCCTTTTCTGTTCGGGTCTTCGCGGACAACATGTGTGAACTCGACCTCAGGAATTCCTTTCACAACTATCTTCCACGATTTTCCAAAATCAGTTGTCTTAAAAATGTACGGTTTGAAATCATCCAACTTGTACCGGTTGCACGCGGCGTATGCTGTTCCTTCATCAAATGGCGAAGCATCAATGATGCTGACCATTGACCACTCAGGCAATTCTTTCGGTGTGACGTTTTGCCATATTGTTCCTCCATCCTGTGAGACGTGAATCAATCCGTCGTCCGAGCCAGCCCACAACACTTTTTTATTCACCGGCGATTCGGCAAACGTAAAAATCGTACAATAATATTCAACGCTTGTGTTATCTTTCGTGATTGGTCCGCCGGAGGAGCCGAGCTTGGAAGAATCGTTCCGTGTCAAATCGGGACTGACGACCGTCCAACTATCCCCTTCGTTAGTTGATTTGAACACAACATTCGCGGTAACATACAATGTGTTTTGGTCGTGCCTCGAAGCGACAATCGGATATGTCCATTGAAAACGGTACTTCGTAGCGACTGCGCCGCCACCCATCGGATTGTCAGGCCAGGGAGAAATATTTTGTTCTTGCTTTGTCCGATGATTGTATTTCGTCAGATAGCCGCCATAACTTCCGCCGTACGTAACGTCGGGGTCGGTCGGGTGGGGAGCGATGTAGCCGCTCTCTCCTCCCGCAACCGGATGCCAATCGGTTTCATCAATGCCGTAACCAAGCGTGCGACTTGGAACTTTCACTGTGCTGTTATCCTGTTGCGCGCCGTAAATGTTGTACGGAAACTGATTGTCAAGTACGACATGATAAAATTGCGCAGTAGCAATATCCTGTTCGCTCCATGTTTGTCCGCCGTTGAACGTAACATTCGCGCCTCCATCATTTCCTTGAATCATTATTTTCGGATTGTCAGGGTTGAGCCACAAGTCGTGGTTGTCTCCGTGTGGAACTCCCATCCCTTGCAACGTTTTTCCTCCATCAATTGATTTGAACATTTGAACATTAAGAATGTACACACAATTAGGCTCTTCCGGGTCGGCGTAGATATGCGAGTAATACCACGCACGTTGCCTGATGCGTCGGTCATCGGTCATCTTCGACCATGTTGTTCCTCCATCATCCGAACGGAACAAACCGCCATCATCTGCTTCTACACTTGCCCACAATCGTTCGCGCTTCGCCGGAGAAACAGCAATACCGATTTTCCCGACCATTCCTTTCGGCAGGCCTTCACTTCGCGTTATCTCTTTCCATGTATCACCGCCATCGGTTGATTTCCACAAGCCGCTTCCTTTGCCACCGCTTGTCATACTCCACGGATTTCTGTTCGCCTGCCACAATGCCGCGTACAGAACTCTTGAATTATTCGGGTCGAGCATCAAATCAACTGCGCCGGTGCTGTCATTTTTGTATAAAATTTTCTCCCAATTTTTTCCACCATCTTTCGAACGATAGATACCGCGTTCAGGATTCGAACCGAACTCGTGGCCAAACGCAGCAACATACACGAGATTTTCATCTTTCGGATGAACGCGAATTTTGCTGATGGTTTGCGCTTCTTTTAAACCGATAAACTTCCATGTTTTTCCCGCGTCGTCAGATTTGTACACGCCTTCTCCCGGCATCGAGTTGCCGCGGATACATGCTTCACCGGTTCCTGCATAAATAACATTCGGGTCAGACTCGGCAACTGCAAGCGCGCCGATTATTCCGACTTTCAAAAATCCATCGGAAATATTAAGCCACGATTCACCGCCGTCTTCAGTTTTCCAGATGCCTCCGCCGGTCGCACCGAAGTAAAATGTATTCAGTTGGTCTTTATGTCCGGCGACTGCAACCGAGCGACCACCGCGGAACGGACCAATCTCCCGCCATTTCATTTTATTGTAGAGAAGCGTATCATACTTCATTGCCGATTTTGAATCAGCGAACAATGAAGCACAAAGTACCAAGTACAAAGTACCGATTGCAAAAAACAGGTGAGTAGTGAGTGGTGATTTGTGATGTGTAGATTGATGCATGTAGAAGTTCCTATGTAATTCGGCATGAATATAGAAAAACTTCTTACAAAGGGAAAGACAAAACTGTTGAAACCATGAAGAATTCTCTCTATATTCAGGCAAATGAGAAGAATCATCGGATTCCTATTTTTGTTTCAGTTGCTCGTTGCAAATGAAATCCACGCACAGCAACTTGTGTTGAAAACATACGACAGGTCCTCGGGACTCGCCAGCGATTATGTGTTGTGCATGTTTCAGGACCGGGATGGATTCATTTGGTTTGGAACAGATAGGGGTGTGAGTAAGTATGATGGAAGAGAATTCAGAACATACACACAACGAGACGGATTACCGGACAATTTTATTACCGCGATATTTCAGGATACTGAAGGATATATGTGGTTCGGAACATACGAACGAGGCGTTGCACGCTTTGATGGAACATCATTTCAGGTGTATTCAACAAAGGAAGGATTGCGTGGAAATAGTGTCAGTAAAATTATCCAGGATAGTAAGGGAAAAATTTATTTTCTGACAAATAACGGACCTTCCGTGTTATATCGAAACAGCTTCTCATCATTCCCTGTTGAAAATAAAACGTTGTATATGACCATGAATGATGATGGAAACGTTGTCCTTCATTCTAATAAATATCTCTATACATTTCTACCCTGCACCGACTGGAATACTTTCTCACTGTTTTCAAACACGGTGAGCATAAGAATTTCAATCTCCGGGAGTAATTCTTTCAAGATGATGGTTGTTTCAATTCCGGACATTTTCGGAAGTTCTATATCCATGAGAACAATATTCGGAAGTTTACTCGGCGGCATTCTTCGCAAGCCCTCAATTGCCGCCTCACCCGTTGCATAATCCGCAACGAGGTGAATATCGGGATAGAACGCAAACTGTTGCCGAAAGTTTTTTCGGAGTGATGAATTGTCTTCTACAAGCGCTACGCGGATTTCCATTACACTCTCAAGTTAGAAGAATGTACCGGTTACGCAATACCCCATTCGTGGTATTTTGTTCGGTGAACTTCTGGTGAAATAAATCCAACAGTATCAAACATCGTTACAATCCTAACCGATGAAGCACATAATTCAGATTGTCTTTCAAACCTAATTGATAACCGAAGCGACCAACGGTTCCTCTTCCTTCGTGTCGGATATAATCAAGCACTGGAAAATGAATGAGCGAAAAATTTTGCTTCGCCGCCGCTCGCATCGTTTCCAAACAAGGACTTCCGTGTTTCCGAAACGGAGGAAGTTGTTTGTAGTTTTGTCTGTGAACGAGCATACAAAACGGTCGAATGTAAGGAATTGCATTGTTCGATTCCTCAACATCAAATCCGCGTTTATTCATGAAAATTTTCTTTCCTACGGCAAATACATTCTTTTCTTGTTC
Encoded here:
- a CDS encoding glycosyl hydrolase → MKYDTLLYNKMKWREIGPFRGGRSVAVAGHKDQLNTFYFGATGGGIWKTEDGGESWLNISDGFLKVGIIGALAVAESDPNVIYAGTGEACIRGNSMPGEGVYKSDDAGKTWKFIGLKEAQTISKIRVHPKDENLVYVAAFGHEFGSNPERGIYRSKDGGKNWEKILYKNDSTGAVDLMLDPNNSRVLYAALWQANRNPWSMTSGGKGSGLWKSTDGGDTWKEITRSEGLPKGMVGKIGIAVSPAKRERLWASVEADDGGLFRSDDGGTTWSKMTDDRRIRQRAWYYSHIYADPEEPNCVYILNVQMFKSIDGGKTLQGMGVPHGDNHDLWLNPDNPKIMIQGNDGGANVTFNGGQTWSEQDIATAQFYHVVLDNQFPYNIYGAQQDNSTVKVPSRTLGYGIDETDWHPVAGGESGYIAPHPTDPDVTYGGSYGGYLTKYNHRTKQEQNISPWPDNPMGGGAVATKYRFQWTYPIVASRHDQNTLYVTANVVFKSTNEGDSWTVVSPDLTRNDSSKLGSSGGPITKDNTSVEYYCTIFTFAESPVNKKVLWAGSDDGLIHVSQDGGTIWQNVTPKELPEWSMVSIIDASPFDEGTAYAACNRYKLDDFKPYIFKTTDFGKSWKIVVKGIPEVEFTHVVREDPNRKGLLYAGTERGMYVSFNDGENWQTLQLNLPVVPVHDLMIQGRDKDLVVATHGRSFWVLDDLTPLYQINDEVANANAYLFRPRETYRIGGWTFDRPGLALGKNPPGGVVINYYLKDTLHPKDTLLLEFYDEQAKLIKSFSTKPEQKEGEEQPKVSSDTGMNRFIWDMRYPDASKVPGAIFWGGTTEGPQAVPGTYSIRMSINGDSAHGKRSWVQSFEIRKDPRILTTQGQFKEQFDFLIRIRDKVTEAHDAVNAIRDIRNQTNDLVKRLEKHAKKDTISSLAKKLNDSLKSVEEEIIQTKIKAGQDALNYPIKLNNKIAALVDVVASADTKPTQQSYDVFNELSGRLDGFILRYKKIVDKDLAEFNKTVRELDVPAVIIKQKEK
- a CDS encoding glycosyltransferase, yielding MNAAETTCVLVIINYQTPDLTLQAFNSFHKFYSKVPVTIVDNGSRDNSQSLFAEIQRSHPEQISIVNFPKNIHHGPAMDAMLRQGNSKYIFFLDSDCEVMQGGFMEQMLELAEQEKNVFAVGKKIFMNKRGFDVEESNNAIPYIRPFCMLVHRQNYKQLPPFRKHGSPCLETMRAAAKQNFSLIHFPVLDYIRHEGRGTVGRFGYQLGLKDNLNYVLHRLGL